The Virgibacillus dokdonensis genome includes a window with the following:
- a CDS encoding group II intron maturase-specific domain-containing protein, with product MILKEIQQLMTGWINYYGIGEMKGFIKNLNGWLKRRIRQYLWKQWKNPRTKRKNLIRLGIDKHKAYEWSNTRKGYWVISSSYVLHRSLTDKELASRGYKDIALQYQFVHSNY from the coding sequence GTGATTCTTAAAGAAATCCAACAACTTATGACAGGTTGGATAAACTACTATGGCATAGGGGAAATGAAAGGATTTATAAAGAATCTCAATGGATGGTTGAAGCGAAGAATTAGACAATATCTCTGGAAGCAGTGGAAAAACCCACGCACAAAAAGGAAAAATCTAATTCGCTTAGGTATCGATAAACATAAAGCTTATGAATGGTCGAATACAAGAAAGGGCTACTGGGTTATATCCAGTAGTTATGTACTCCATCGTTCATTAACAGATAAAGAACTGGCATCGAGAGGATATAAAGACATCGCTCTACAATACCAGTTCGTACACTCAAACTATTGA